One window from the genome of Podospora pseudocomata strain CBS 415.72m chromosome 6, whole genome shotgun sequence encodes:
- a CDS encoding hypothetical protein (EggNog:ENOG503PA4B; COG:G; CAZy:AA9), translating to MKILSLFLLAAVAVEGHYTFPRLVVNGKTVEDRDWLFTRQTKNAQSKSGIENPTSGDIRCYSSTTAPQIATVPAGASVNYISTQQINHPGPTQYYLARVPAGSSAKTWDGSGSVWWKFASTMPYYDANKQLVWPAQNTYATHPAVIPANTPSGEYLLRVEQIALHMASQANKAQFYISCSQINITNGGNGTPGPTVSLPGAYRSNDPGIQVNIYNLQPDAYRAPGPAPWQG from the exons ATGAAGATTCTCAGCTTATTCTTACTCGCAGCTGTCGCTGTTGAGGGTCATT ACACATTTCCTAGACTCGTCGTCAACGGCAAGACCGTGGAAGACAGAGACTGGCTCTTTACCCGTCAAACTAAGAACGCGCAGTCCAAGTCAGGCATTGAAAATCCTACCAGCGGAGATATCAGGTGTTACTCTTCCACAACAGCCCCCCAAATCGCCACAGTCCCCGCAGGCGCTTCGGTGAACTACATTTCTACTCAACAAATCAACCACCCGGGCCCCACCCAATACTATCTCGCTCGCGTCCCTGCAGGCTCATCAGCAAAGACCTGGGACGGTTCCGGAAGCGTTTGGTGGAAGTTTGCATCAACCATGCCCTACTATGATGCCAACAAACAGCTTGTCTGGCCTGCTCAGA ACACCTATGCTACTCACCCCGCGGTCATTCCGGCCAACACCCCGAGCGGCGAATATCTCCTACGAGTAGAGCAGATTGCCTTGCACATGGCTAGCCAAGCAAACAAGGCACAGTTTTATATCTCCTGCTCACAAATCAACATTACCAACGGAGGAAACGGAACTCCAGGCCCAACCGTCTCCCTCCCTGGGGCCTATAG GTCCAACGACCCTGGAATTCAGGTGAATATCTACAACCTCCAGCCAGATGCCTATCGCGCTCCAGGTCCTGCGCCCTGGCAGGGTTAG